A stretch of DNA from Candidatus Hydrogenedentota bacterium:
CAACCTCATTCGGGAAAACATCGCGTTGCGCAAGAGCCAGGCGCTCCGCGGAACCATCGACAACATTATCGGGAAAAGCCATGCCATCGAAGAAACCCGCGAGATGGTGCGCCGCGTAGGCACGTTGCCAAGCACCGTGGCAATCCACGGCGAGAGCGGCACGGGCAAAGAGCTGGTGGCCCGTGCGATCCACCAGCTCAGCGAGCGGGCCGCCAAACCGTTCGTGGCAATCAACTGCGGCGGCTTTCCCGAAAACCTCTTGGAAAGCGAGCTTTTCGGTCACAAGAAAGGCTCGTTCACCGGGGCCGTGGAAGACAAGGAAGGCCTATTCGTTGTTGCCGACGGCGGCACCCTGTTCCTGGACGAGGTGGGCGAGATGCCCCTGTCGTTGCAGGTCAAGCTCCTGCGGGTCCTGGATAACCAGACCATAATGCCCGTGGGCGGCACCACCACCATCAAAGTCGATGTGCGGATCATCTCGGCCACGAACCGCAACCTCGAGGAGATGGCCAAGTCCGGCGAGTTCCGCGAAGACCTTTACTACCGCCTGAACGTAATCCCGATCACGGTCCCGCCACTGCGTGACCGCGAGGGGGACGTGCCCCTGCTCGCCCGTCATTTCGCCAAGGCGCACGCCGCCCGGCTTGGTTGCGGTCCGGTGGATATTTCCCCCGAAGCCGAGGAAGCCTTGGACAATTTTCGCTGGCCGGGCAACGTGCGCGAACTCGAGAACGTTCTCGAGCGCGCGGTGGCCCTGTGCCGCGGCGACCACATCGAAATCACCGATCTTCCCCCCTACATCCGCGACTACGTGCCCGAACCTAAGCCGGCCCTGAGCGATCTGCCCGAGGGCGGCCTGGACCTCGAGGAATACATCGCCAACATCGAGAGCAAACTGATCCTGCAGGCCTTGAAGCGCGGCAGGTACTCGCAGAAACGCGCCGCGGAACTTCTCGGACTCACCAGCCGCTCCCTGCGCTACCGCCTTCAAAAATACAGCCTCAGCGAAGAAGAGTAGCCTCAGGAATCCGTTCAACGCGTTCGCCGCTTCACTGCCGGATACATGCATGCGCCTGCATTCCGCCCGGCCGGAGCGGTCGATGCGCCGTGAGTGGAATTCACGCGCTTGTGCTACCATGTCAGGTGGAACGGCCTTAGACGCAAGGCAAGCCGAAAAGGAGCATCATCATGGCAGGATTTCCGATAGGACGCAGGACCTTTCTGGCCGCGGCGGGCGCGGGATTGCTCTTGAGCCCGTCCGCGCGGGGCGCAAACGAACGCATTGCCGTGGGCGTCATCGGCGCCGGCGGCCGCGGCTCATCCCTCATGGACGAAATCGTCAAGCTGCGGGAAAGTCATCAGGTCGAGATCGCCGCGGTATGCGACGTCTGGCGCGTAAACCTCGAGACCGCCGCTGCCAAGATCGAAGGCTGGTTCGGGAAAGCCCCATTCCGGACCACGCGTTTTGCCGAACTCCTCGCGCGAGACGATATCGACGCAGTCGTCATCGCGACACCCGATTTCGGGCACACGCCCATTATGCTCGAGGCGCTCAAAGCAAATAAGGACGTTTACGTCGAGAAGCCGATGAGCATCGACCCTGACGATGCGAACATGGCCCTTGACCTCGCTCGTGAACGCGAGCGCGTGGTGCAGGTAGGCACTCAGCGCCGGAGTGAGGGACGCTGGAAGACAGCGCGCGCGTTCTTGTCCGAAGGGAAGCTGGGTCATGTGAGCCGCATTTCGTCTTCGGTGTGTTTCAATCATGCCCGCTGGGCTCGTGACGTCAGCAATGTCAAAGAAGAAGACGTCGATTGGGAGGCTTACCTGTTCAACCGGCCCATGGTGCCGTTCGATCCCAATCTTCTTCGCCGCTGGCAGCTGTACCGGATGTGCACGAACGGCCTGTCCGGCCTGTGGATGTGTCATCTGGTCGACGTCATGAATAACGTCACCGGCGCCGATTATCCCAACAGCGCCGTCGCTCACGGCGGGATTTACGTCTGGAAAGACGGGCGCGAACATACCGACGTGTTCCACGCGTTGTTGGATTACCCGCAGGGTTTCCTGTTCGATTGGAGCATGTGCCTCACCAACAGCGCCGGCAACCGTTATATGGTCTACGGACGGTATGGCACGATGGATCTCGAAGCGCTCCGGTACTCGGGAGAGGGCGGCGAAGAAGGCAAACAAATCGAGACAGGCGAGCTGACCCCCGAACCCAATCAGGACCATATGGCCAATTGGATTGACTGCTTGCGCAGCCGGCAACGGCCCAATGCGGATATCGAATTCGGCCATCAGCATTCCATGGCCACGATCATGGCCGCGGAAGCCCTCGACAAGGGCATGCGCATGCGGTACGACCGCGAAGCACGCCGCATCTACGCAGGATAAACCGCGCTAAAACGCCTGCGGCGAGGGGCTCGTCCTCGACACGGAGGACTGTTGCGGCAGAATCACGCGCGAGGAGAAGGACATGCCGAAATTTTCGGGGCGGCGCGTCAATACCACGCCGACGGCCTTCCGCGGCGTGTGGTACGGGTGCGGTCGTCAGAACACGCTGCCGGGGCACGAGTTTGTGTATGCCGGGGGCAAGGCCACGTATTCGGCGTGGCACCGGCCCATGGCCGTGTACGCGCGCGCGGCGAACCGGACCTTCTTTGTGTATGGAGATGCGGAGAACCGCCCCGCGATCGGCGTATTCGATCATGCGGCCTCCGCGTTTGCAGAGCCCCTGGCCCTCGGCACAAACCCCGACGCCAACGCCCATCGCAACCCCACCCTTCTTATAGACGAGGACGGATTCCTCTACGTGTTCTACGGGTACGCCGGCGGCAAGCAGCCTATCCAAGTGCTGCGGTCCCTCTATCCGTATGACATCTCGGCGTGGACCCACATGACCGCCCTTACCGATGGCAACGGCTCGTATGCCAGCCCGTGGGAACTCCGGCCGGGCGAGCTCATTGTGCCTCACCGGCAACCTGCGGGCTGGTGTTTCAAGAAGACGCGCGACCAGGCCGTCACCTGGAGCGACACCGTACAACTGGCAACGTTCAGCAGCTACGAAGGCACGTCAACCGTCTACGGGTTGACCACTGGCGAGACCGGTTCCTATCCGCGTGGCCTTCACTTCGCCTGGTCGCGTCTGGGGGGAGGTTCTCCCGAGGCTATTCAAACCAAGCATCTGTGGGCCCGCCGGTACAACGTCTACTACGCGTGCTCACACGATGGCGGCGACACATGGCAACGGAGCGACGGTTCGCCGTACGAACTCCCTATCACCGAAGATGCCGCTGAAAGACTCTACGATTCCGGCGAGCACGGCATATGGATCAAAGACATGGCCGTCGCTCCGGGCGTGGGGACGCTCATCCTCTTTCTCGACGCCGACGCCGATACCTACCGCAGCGAGTGGAAGATCGCACGGAGGACCGGCGCCGGCTGGGAAACTGTTAATCTGACATCCAGCGACCACATGTACGACGCCGGCGCGTTTTGCGTGCTCAGTAGCGGCGACATCCGCCTGTACGGCCCATCCGAGCCCGCGCAACACGGCTGTGACGGCGGCAACATCGAGGAATGGCGCTCCGTCGATGGCGGAAAGACCTGGAACAAATCGCGCACCCTCACCCACGGCGCCCAGCGCTCCCACAACCACGTCAAGACGGTCCTCAATCACGAGCAGAGCGACGGCAAGTTCCGCGTGATGTGGTCCTGCGGCGATGGCCAATCCCCTCCCAGCGACACCCAAGTCACCATGTACTACTTCGGCGACGGGATGGACGCCCCCCGTCAGATCGAGGCGTCGTAGGGAACGCATGCGGGAATTCTTGTTCCCCTCCATATTGCGACCATGAGCTTCGGGAAAGGCGAAATGTTCAGGAAGGGGTCGTAACGGGGCGGTGAGAATGTCGGCGCACACGACAGCGGCGGGATTGCGATGTCCCTCGCGCTTCTGCCGGTACGCGAAGAGGCTGCATATGGAGGGGTCGATGTTGATGCTGGTGAGCCGTCCTCTGCCGTTGAGCCAATCGCACAGAGAGTTGTCCCATTCGCCTGCGCCGATGCCCACGTTGCACACTCGGACGCCTGAAAAGATGCCGAAGCGCTCAACGACCTCGTTGCGCGTCCAGTATTCGAGGTAGAGGCAGCGCGGCGACCGGTTCCATGGGCCTGCATCCGGTCCGCCGGACTGGAGATACTGCTCGAACAATCGACGGTCGTCGTCATCTATCCTTGGCGTCCTTCTGGGGAATAAAATATCGCTGCATTCATTTTCCCACGGCGTAGCGGTAGTTCCACCGGCGGTTGGGCGCGCTATCGCCATTGACACCGAGTTCGGAGACGTCATCGAAGCTCTTGATGTTGTCGGCCCAGTGGAAATCAAACGCGGGCGCGCCTTCGGCTTCACCCACGAGCGCCCGGGGAACGGCGAGTTCCATGCCATTTCCGTTGACGCGGTATTCCGCCGCACCGGCCGGTTCCCAGGACCCGTCCCGCCATGCCTTTACGGTTGTCTCGGTGTCGCTGATGACTTCGGCGTTGACGGCGTAGTCGTATCCGAGCCAACCGGTTCCCGCGTCCTGATCCGTGTTCAGCAGCAACAGCATCCAATAGGGGTCGGTGTGAGGCGTGATGGAATGTGCTGTCTGGACGAAAAAGAACAGATGGTGTTCGTCATAGGCGGCCTTTGAAAGGACGAAATCGTTGCGGCCGGTGTCGTTGCGGTACACCAGCGTCCCGTAACCGGGATGGTCGCGGTGGACCACGTCGCCGATCGTGTCTCTGAACTCGGGCGTGACGGCCCGCCAATCGCCGAACGCGCCGTCCATGGCGACCGCAGCGGGCCCGCTCGATACGGGTAGCGGCCGCACGCCTTTGAAACGGCGCACCCAGCTCGCTAACTGGTAGTAATAGCTGTCGGAGTGGCCGCCGCGCATGGGTTCGCAGTCGCGGCTGTATTCGCGGGTGTATTGGTCCACGAACAACCCGCCGGGGTAATAACAGTCGGCATCGGTGTACGTGCTCCATTCCGTGTACCGTCCGGCCACCCACTCGTTCCAGCCGGTTACAAAGATGAACTTCGGATTGACCTCCATCGCGCGCCGCCACTGCTCTTCGAAATTGAGACCCAGATTGACGGCGTCTTCGCGGGGGTCGTTCCCGCCATCGTGCCAGCTGCGGCCCATTGCCCCGGCTTTGTGGGCCATCGGCGCGGGCCCGGGCGTGTTCGGCAGGGCGTTCTGGGCCACGCCGACGCTCATTTGCTCGGCCTCGCCCGCGCTGTTCGTGAACACGTGTTGCGGATGCACCTCAAGCCAGCTCCATTGGTCGGGTCCGTCGGGCCCCAGCCAATAATCGGGCATGGGGCGGCGGAACGTGAAAAAGGCGAGCATTTCCGGGTCTTTGATAAACTCCTTGTTGGCCAAAAGCAGCGGTTTGCCGTCCCACACGAACCAGAGGTCGCGCCAAAGGCCGGGTTTATAAAGGTCGTCCCAGAGGCGCTTGACCACCTCGGTCGGGTCCCAGAACGGCGCGATGAAACCGATAGCGGGAGTGCGGTTGCCTTCTTGCCGCATGGCCGTGTACTCGCGGCAGAGGGCCTCGTATTCGTCCTTCCAGGTCCAGGGAGGGTTGGTGGTGTCGAACAGAATAACGTCGATTCCCGCATCGGAAAGCATGCTCGCGTGCTTTCGAATTACGAAGGGATCGGTCATCAGGTAGTACCCAAGTTCCGGTTCGCCCCAATGGTGCGGCGCCCCGTTTTGCGGCCACGCCACCACGCCGTCCCTGGCCGTGGCGATGAGCTTGGTGTTATCGTTTGGGCCCCCCGGATTGGGACGGTGCCAGGTCCAGTAGAAAATGCCCGCCCACTTGTCGGGCTTCACGGGCCCGGTCTCGTCCAGGCCCGGAACCTCGCGTCCAAGGGCGTCGGTCGCGACCCACGTGTCGGCGAACGTGTCCGCGCCCTCATACGGCGTCCCGGCATATTCCTCGGCGGCAGCCGAAATGCACACGTATGCCACGGCGCTGACAATCATGAAACACCGCCATGATCCTCGTTTGAATAGCGCCTTTTGAGTCATTGATGAGTCCTCCCGTGCCCGTAAATACAGCCTGGCCAAGGTGTTCTTCCCTGCGGCGGCACAGTATGCCATTGGATAGTACCCGCCGGGCACGACCGGGGGCTCAAAGCTCCCCGCGCATGGCTGCTTACGGACAGGCCTATGGCTTACCCGCTGTTTGCAGCTCTGAAACGAACTCCTGGAAGCCCTTGTGACCGGCGAGAACCTGCGCGGCGGCCGCACGCAGCAGGTCGACCTGTTCGCGTTCGAGTTTGAAACTGGTGTGAAGACTGTCGAGGACCTGGCGTTCGTCCGGATTTTCGATGCCCGCGAAGCTCACTTCGACGAAACGGCAGTCCGGTCCGGAAGGCTTGTTTCCGTTCGCGTCCGTACCGCCGCAATCCAGCAGACCCTGAAGTTCATAGCTTCGGAGAAGCAGGCGAATATACTCGACCTCGGCCCGTGTGAAATTGGACAAGGGCGTTGTGCCTGCCGCGAGGAGCGTCTTGATGAATCCCAAGGGCGACTCCTTCGCATCCCAACCGCGGTCAACGCTCGTCTCCGCGTTCACGGTAATAATCAGAAACTTCTCGACGCCCTTGAAATAGCCCGCGGGTATGTCCGAATCGTTCCCAAGCGATTGGCGCAGCACCTGGATGACCGGCAACAACCCCAGGTTGTCGGCCACGCCGCCATCCGTGAGATGGATGAAGGGCCGACCCCGCTGGCCGTAGTGCGCCAGGCTGCGCGCATGGTCGTAGGTCCAGCTGTCGGGCTCCTCGGCGGCCAGAGCAGCTCTCTCCCATTCCGGCAGTCCATAGTCTGCGCCACGCTCATAATTCCGCAACGTCAGCGGAGGAAACGCGCCCGGAAATGCCGCCGAAGCCGCCACCGCATAGCCTATCGGGAAAGAACCGAGATCGGAATACAGGTGATCGAACTGGTCCTGAGTGAATTCGAACCGCGTGCCCGGCGCAATGTCCGTAGCGTTGATGATCAGGAACGGACGCCGTCCCGCGGCGCACAGATCGGCAAACGTCTTTTCTTCGAAGAACTCGCGGCCGAATCGCATGGCCATAATGTCGGTGCGGGTAAAAAACGGGGACAACAGGCGGAAATTCGTGCGTGGAAACAGGAGCTGCTTGATCAGATTGCCCTGGATGTTCTTGTACAGAACCTTCTCAGGGAAGTCCTCGAAGATGCGGTCGCCGAACAGGCCGTAGTATGCCGCAGGAAGGCTGCCGCCGGACACCGACGAGATGACGTCCACCTCGTCGAGCAGTGAACGTTCGGCTCCTCCCCACGTGATCCGGGTGTCGCGCAGGACCTCGAGCACGCCGTAGGCCAAGGCCGCGGCCCGCGTGCCGCCCCCCGAAAACGTCAACACGACCACGAGCGAGTCGCTGTTGGCGCCGCTCGGTCCGAAGTTCTTCATTCGGTATCCGTACGACGGGTCAAAATGATCCAGGCGCTGGTTGCGCGCACTCGGCGTGCTGACGCAGCCGCAGAGCATGAGGACTACCCCAAGCGCGCACGCGAGTGCCATGGGGCGGTCGAGATGACGCATTCTTTTCATATTTTGATCATGATAATGCATTCTTCCGCACAAGACCTCACGAGCCTGTAACCGATGTCTCCCGCCGCCAGAACCCATTATATCCTGGTCCAATAATCTATTCGCTCTCAACACCCCCGCGATTGCTGCGATGTAAGCAGCGCGCCCTGTGCCAGGTCCGAATAGGGCCCGAAACCGCGGTATTGGCCCTTCTCGACCGCCCTAATTCCCCCTACATTTCTCGACCCGCGTTTACATTGCTCAGGCGAATCAGACGGCTCAGACGGAGCGATGCCCCTTTTGAGCGATGACCATGATTTCGATCTCATCCAGGTCGATGGGGCGTTTACCCCAGTTTCCTGCCGTTCCGCCCCAGATGTTCAAGACTTTCAGGCCTGCCGCGCGAAACAAGAGCACGAGTTCAGTTGGCACAAATCCGCGCGCTCGCAACTCCATTTCAGGCAAGCCCGGCCTTGGCGCAACCGAGGACACGCTCGTCATCGTGGCGGCATCAAACTGGCCTTGGTCCGCGTCCTTTTGGGTATGCCTTCGAATTTGGGCCAACCCGTTCAGCACGGTAGATGCCGCCTTCGTTCCACGGAAAGAAGGCCGCGTCCGATGCCGCTCCCGCCGACATGCTTCAGCGTGGCCGCCGATTCCACGTGATTGATTCGCACGGCCATTCTCTGATTAACTCAGATAAGAGCATCTTCAGAATCATAATGGTGACCTCGCGGATACAGTTTCGCTCGCTTCGAAATGAGAAAGCAATCCCAGGAAGGGGAGGGTTAAACCGTGCAAGAATCCGAGAAAACCGCCCGCTCTGTGGCAGCGTTGCTGCTGTGCCCGGTACTTTGGTGTGTGGGGCTGAACGTCGCATACGGAGACAAGACCGAAGAAAAGGTCCGCTTTACGGACACCATCGCCGCGCTGGGAGGAAAGAATCTGGTGCCCAACGCGTCCTTCGAGGCGGGCGAGGCCGGATGGTCCTCCCTCGGGCATGGCGCCGGTTTCCAGAACGCTTGGGCTCCTCTGGCGCCGAATTGGGGCAACCTGAGTGCTCTGCACGGCACGGTGGAAGAGTCGTCAGGCACTCATGGCCGGGCTTTTCTGCGCATCCAACTGGGCGGTAACCACACGCCCGTATTCCATTTTGACTACTTCCATCCGGTGAATCACCGCGAGTTGCGGCCGTTGGCGGCGAATCTGGGTTGGCTCGAGGTGAACCCCGGCGAGCCCTATACAATCTCCCTCGACATGCGCGCATCCCGCAACGGTGTACCAGCCGCCTTCGGCGTTGAGAATGAAGACCCCGCCCAGGGGTTGTTGGCAGAACCGGAGGAGATTCTCGAGACGGTGGTTCTCACACAGGACTGGAAACGGTACAGCCACACGTTCGTGCCCAAGTATCCGTTTCTCTTTGTACTGGCCGGACCGGACTTGGCACAGGAAGAGAACGTCATCGTGGACGTGGACGCCATCCAGCTTGAGAAAGGGACCCAAGCCACAAGCTTCGTGCCGCGCAACGAACTCGAAGTCGGCATTGTCCCCTCGGCGTCCGCTGGCGTGTTTACCACAGGCGAGCCCGCGAGCCTGCAGATCACTGCCTGCAACAGCGCGAATGCCCCCGCACGCGCCAAAGTGAGTTTCAGGGTGATCGATTTCTTCGACAATCCGGTCGAACTTCCTGCCGTTACCATAGAGGTCCCGCCATCGTCCCTGGTGAAGAAAACCGTCCCCCTGCCGGCACAGTGGCAGGGCTTTTACCGGCTGGTGGCCGTTTGCAGGAGCGGCCAGACGGAGGAGGCGCGCCTGGTGCGTGTGGCTATCGTCCCGCCGCGAACAGCGCGTGAGACCGTTATCGGCGTCAACCACGCCTATCCCACGGAATTCCTGATCGAGCTGGCTAAGAAGGCCGGCGTGAGCTGGTATCGCGACTGGTCGCTCAAATGGCAGCACGTTGAACCAGAACCCGGGAAATTTCAGTGGGAAATCAGCGACCCGCAAATAAACCGGGTCGCCGCTCACGGCGTGAACGTGATAGCCATGATCCCTTTTCCCTCGGCCGAATGGAATTCCACGGCGCCGTCCCTGGAAACGCTCAAGGCCGAGTCGGAGCGTTACAGAGCGGGAGGACGAGGCGACGATCAGGAACTGATACCGCGGGCGCGATGGGCCTGGATGCCACGGGATGCAAACGAACTGGCCAACTTCATCAAAGCCGG
This window harbors:
- a CDS encoding BNR-4 repeat-containing protein; the protein is MPKFSGRRVNTTPTAFRGVWYGCGRQNTLPGHEFVYAGGKATYSAWHRPMAVYARAANRTFFVYGDAENRPAIGVFDHAASAFAEPLALGTNPDANAHRNPTLLIDEDGFLYVFYGYAGGKQPIQVLRSLYPYDISAWTHMTALTDGNGSYASPWELRPGELIVPHRQPAGWCFKKTRDQAVTWSDTVQLATFSSYEGTSTVYGLTTGETGSYPRGLHFAWSRLGGGSPEAIQTKHLWARRYNVYYACSHDGGDTWQRSDGSPYELPITEDAAERLYDSGEHGIWIKDMAVAPGVGTLILFLDADADTYRSEWKIARRTGAGWETVNLTSSDHMYDAGAFCVLSSGDIRLYGPSEPAQHGCDGGNIEEWRSVDGGKTWNKSRTLTHGAQRSHNHVKTVLNHEQSDGKFRVMWSCGDGQSPPSDTQVTMYYFGDGMDAPRQIEAS
- a CDS encoding patatin-like phospholipase family protein, giving the protein MKRMRHLDRPMALACALGVVLMLCGCVSTPSARNQRLDHFDPSYGYRMKNFGPSGANSDSLVVVLTFSGGGTRAAALAYGVLEVLRDTRITWGGAERSLLDEVDVISSVSGGSLPAAYYGLFGDRIFEDFPEKVLYKNIQGNLIKQLLFPRTNFRLLSPFFTRTDIMAMRFGREFFEEKTFADLCAAGRRPFLIINATDIAPGTRFEFTQDQFDHLYSDLGSFPIGYAVAASAAFPGAFPPLTLRNYERGADYGLPEWERAALAAEEPDSWTYDHARSLAHYGQRGRPFIHLTDGGVADNLGLLPVIQVLRQSLGNDSDIPAGYFKGVEKFLIITVNAETSVDRGWDAKESPLGFIKTLLAAGTTPLSNFTRAEVEYIRLLLRSYELQGLLDCGGTDANGNKPSGPDCRFVEVSFAGIENPDERQVLDSLHTSFKLEREQVDLLRAAAAQVLAGHKGFQEFVSELQTAGKP
- a CDS encoding sigma-54 dependent transcriptional regulator, with product MSNRFSALVVDDEAGMRELLEIVLGNAGYDVTATATIEAASAALEKGPYDVVITDLRIDNDHAAGLRLLSWIKEHAPTTPAIMITAHASMETAIEALKLGAADYIMKPFKNDELRLLVKRAIQQRNLIRENIALRKSQALRGTIDNIIGKSHAIEETREMVRRVGTLPSTVAIHGESGTGKELVARAIHQLSERAAKPFVAINCGGFPENLLESELFGHKKGSFTGAVEDKEGLFVVADGGTLFLDEVGEMPLSLQVKLLRVLDNQTIMPVGGTTTIKVDVRIISATNRNLEEMAKSGEFREDLYYRLNVIPITVPPLRDREGDVPLLARHFAKAHAARLGCGPVDISPEAEEALDNFRWPGNVRELENVLERAVALCRGDHIEITDLPPYIRDYVPEPKPALSDLPEGGLDLEEYIANIESKLILQALKRGRYSQKRAAELLGLTSRSLRYRLQKYSLSEEE
- a CDS encoding Gfo/Idh/MocA family oxidoreductase, with amino-acid sequence MAGFPIGRRTFLAAAGAGLLLSPSARGANERIAVGVIGAGGRGSSLMDEIVKLRESHQVEIAAVCDVWRVNLETAAAKIEGWFGKAPFRTTRFAELLARDDIDAVVIATPDFGHTPIMLEALKANKDVYVEKPMSIDPDDANMALDLARERERVVQVGTQRRSEGRWKTARAFLSEGKLGHVSRISSSVCFNHARWARDVSNVKEEDVDWEAYLFNRPMVPFDPNLLRRWQLYRMCTNGLSGLWMCHLVDVMNNVTGADYPNSAVAHGGIYVWKDGREHTDVFHALLDYPQGFLFDWSMCLTNSAGNRYMVYGRYGTMDLEALRYSGEGGEEGKQIETGELTPEPNQDHMANWIDCLRSRQRPNADIEFGHQHSMATIMAAEALDKGMRMRYDREARRIYAG